The following proteins come from a genomic window of Lachnoclostridium phytofermentans ISDg:
- the plsX gene encoding phosphate acyltransferase PlsX — translation MQSTVRVAVDAMGGDNAPSEIVKGAVEAVNECPEITVHLVGQLTAVQEELKKYTYDQNRIKVVAASEVITNEEAPVNAIRRKKDSSIVVALNLVKNGEADAFVSAGSTGAVLVGAQLIAGRIKGVERPPLAPLLPTMNGVSLLVDCGANVDARASHLVQFAKMGSIYMEHVVGIKNPRVAIVNIGAEEEKGNLLVKETFPLLKNCDEINFIGSIEARDIPNGAADVIVCEAFVGNVILKLYEGLASALMKKIKAGLTSTTISTIGAALVKPALKRTLKDFDMSSYGGAPMLGLNGLVVKSHGSSNALEIKNSIIQCISFKKNDINSKIKEYIQKED, via the coding sequence ATGCAAAGTACAGTTAGAGTTGCGGTAGATGCAATGGGCGGTGACAATGCTCCATCCGAGATTGTCAAAGGCGCCGTAGAAGCTGTCAATGAATGTCCTGAAATCACAGTACACTTAGTGGGTCAATTGACCGCCGTACAAGAAGAACTAAAGAAGTATACGTACGATCAGAATCGTATTAAGGTAGTGGCAGCCAGTGAGGTGATTACCAATGAAGAAGCACCGGTAAATGCTATCCGTAGAAAAAAAGATTCTTCGATTGTTGTCGCACTTAATCTTGTAAAGAATGGGGAAGCAGATGCGTTTGTTTCCGCTGGAAGTACAGGAGCGGTGCTTGTAGGTGCGCAGTTGATTGCCGGAAGGATTAAGGGTGTTGAACGCCCTCCATTGGCTCCTTTACTTCCAACCATGAATGGGGTTTCCCTATTAGTGGATTGTGGCGCTAATGTAGATGCTAGAGCATCTCATTTGGTTCAATTTGCTAAGATGGGTTCCATCTATATGGAACACGTGGTAGGAATTAAGAATCCAAGGGTTGCAATCGTTAATATCGGCGCAGAGGAAGAAAAGGGTAATCTTTTAGTAAAAGAAACCTTCCCGCTTTTAAAGAACTGCGATGAAATTAATTTTATCGGAAGTATTGAAGCGAGAGATATTCCAAATGGTGCTGCAGATGTTATCGTGTGTGAAGCTTTTGTAGGTAATGTTATATTAAAACTTTACGAAGGCTTGGCGAGTGCGTTGATGAAAAAAATCAAAGCCGGACTTACAAGCACAACGATTAGCACAATCGGTGCTGCGTTAGTAAAACCAGCACTAAAAAGAACCTTAAAGGATTTTGACATGTCAAGTTACGGTGGAGCACCGATGCTTGGTCTCAATGGTCTTGTGGTGAAGAGCCACGGTAGTTCGAATGCATTAGAAATCAAAAATTCTATCATTCAGTGTATATCATTTAAAAAGAATGATATCAATAGTAAAATTAAAGAGTATATTCAAAAAGAAGATTAG
- the ilvA gene encoding threonine ammonia-lyase encodes MMTLDKFEEASEAVMKVTNRTKLVYSDYFSEMTGNKVYLKPENMQNTGAYKVRGAYYKISTLSDEERKKGLITASAGNHAQGVAYAAKIYGAKAVIVMPTTTPLIKVNRTKSYGAEVILYGNVYDEACQYALDLAKEHGYTFIHPFNDEVVATGQGSIAMEIIKELPTVDIILCPVGGGGLLAGVSTLVKLLNPNIKVIGVEPSGANCMQESLKASHVVTLPVVDTIADGTAVKTPGDVIFPYIQSNVDDIITVEDKELIVSFLDMVENHKMIVENSGLLTVAALKKLDVTGKKVVSILSGGNMDVITMSSIVQHGLIERGRIFTVSVLLPDKPGELVNIASVIAKEQGNVVRLEHNQFVSINRNTAVELVITLEAFGHEHKKAIVKALEKKGYNPKLIQPKGTYM; translated from the coding sequence ATGATGACATTGGATAAATTCGAAGAAGCCAGTGAAGCGGTCATGAAAGTAACCAACCGTACAAAACTTGTGTACAGTGATTATTTTTCAGAAATGACAGGGAACAAGGTGTATTTAAAGCCTGAAAACATGCAAAATACCGGTGCTTATAAGGTAAGAGGTGCATATTACAAGATTAGTACATTATCCGATGAGGAAAGAAAAAAAGGTTTAATTACTGCATCCGCTGGAAATCATGCGCAAGGTGTTGCTTATGCAGCAAAAATCTATGGTGCCAAAGCAGTCATTGTAATGCCGACTACGACTCCATTAATCAAAGTGAATCGTACCAAAAGTTACGGTGCAGAAGTGATTCTATATGGCAATGTATATGATGAAGCGTGTCAGTATGCACTTGATTTGGCTAAGGAACATGGATATACATTTATTCATCCATTCAATGATGAAGTAGTTGCAACCGGACAAGGGAGTATCGCAATGGAAATTATCAAAGAGCTCCCAACCGTTGATATTATCTTGTGTCCAGTAGGCGGTGGTGGCTTGCTTGCTGGGGTATCTACTCTAGTAAAACTATTAAATCCAAATATTAAAGTAATAGGTGTAGAACCAAGTGGTGCAAATTGTATGCAGGAATCTTTAAAGGCTTCTCATGTTGTAACCTTGCCTGTAGTGGATACAATTGCTGATGGTACAGCTGTAAAAACGCCTGGTGATGTAATCTTTCCATACATACAAAGTAATGTGGATGACATTATTACAGTTGAAGATAAGGAGCTAATTGTAAGTTTTCTTGATATGGTTGAGAATCATAAGATGATTGTTGAAAATTCTGGTTTACTAACCGTAGCTGCTTTAAAGAAATTAGATGTAACAGGGAAGAAGGTAGTTTCTATCCTTAGTGGTGGGAATATGGATGTGATTACTATGTCCTCCATCGTACAGCATGGATTAATTGAACGAGGAAGAATATTTACCGTATCGGTACTATTACCGGATAAACCTGGCGAATTAGTAAATATTGCTTCAGTGATCGCGAAGGAACAGGGAAATGTAGTTCGATTAGAGCATAACCAGTTTGTAAGCATTAATCGTAATACGGCTGTGGAACTAGTGATTACTTTAGAAGCGTTTGGACATGAACATAAGAAAGCTATTGTTAAAGCTCTAGAGAAAAAAGGATATAATCCAAAACTAATACAACCAAAAGGTACCTATATGTAA
- the ftsY gene encoding signal recognition particle-docking protein FtsY has protein sequence MGEKKGFFSRLASGLAKTRDNVISSIESIFTGSSNIDDDFYEELEETLIMADLGINATTAIIENLKNKVKENKIKEPSECRDLLMASMREQMSLQENAYEFENHKSVVLLIGVNGVGKTTSVGKLAGQLKDSGKKVMVAAADTFRAAAIEQLTEWANRAHVDIIAQKEGSDPAAVIYDAVTAAKSRNVDILICDTAGRLHNKKNLMEELRKIDRVIEREYPGAYRETLVVLDGTTGQNALAQAKQFNEVADITGIVLTKLDGTAKGGIAIAIQSELKIPVKYIGVGEQIDDLQKFDPDDFVKALFAVDTK, from the coding sequence TTGGGAGAAAAGAAAGGTTTTTTCAGCCGTTTGGCTTCTGGTTTGGCGAAGACCAGAGATAATGTGATTTCTAGTATTGAATCAATTTTTACTGGTTCATCAAATATTGATGATGACTTCTATGAAGAGCTGGAAGAAACATTAATTATGGCTGATCTAGGGATAAATGCGACAACTGCTATTATTGAAAATCTTAAAAATAAGGTAAAAGAAAATAAAATAAAAGAACCGAGCGAATGTCGTGATCTCTTAATGGCAAGTATGAGAGAACAGATGAGCTTACAAGAGAATGCTTACGAATTTGAAAATCATAAATCTGTTGTTCTGCTAATTGGTGTCAATGGTGTTGGTAAAACAACCAGTGTAGGAAAGTTAGCAGGCCAATTAAAAGATTCCGGGAAAAAGGTTATGGTTGCAGCAGCAGATACATTCCGTGCAGCAGCAATAGAGCAATTAACCGAATGGGCGAACAGGGCTCATGTTGATATCATAGCGCAAAAAGAAGGTTCCGACCCAGCTGCAGTAATCTATGATGCTGTAACAGCTGCAAAGTCTCGTAATGTAGATATATTAATTTGTGATACAGCAGGACGTTTACACAATAAGAAGAACTTAATGGAAGAACTTCGTAAGATTGATCGTGTCATTGAGCGAGAATATCCGGGTGCATATCGTGAGACTCTTGTCGTTTTAGATGGAACAACAGGTCAGAATGCATTGGCTCAGGCGAAGCAATTCAATGAAGTTGCTGACATTACTGGTATCGTTCTTACCAAGTTAGATGGTACTGCAAAAGGTGGTATTGCAATTGCAATTCAATCTGAATTAAAGATACCGGTAAAATATATCGGTGTTGGTGAGCAGATAGATGATTTACAGAAGTTTGACCCAGATGACTTCGTAAAAGCATTATTTGCTGTAGATACTAAATAA
- the acpP gene encoding acyl carrier protein has product MEFEKLQKIIGEVLNIETEEITMETTFIDDLGADSLDIYQIIMGIEEEFDIEIPNEEAENIVTVADAVEQIKNALE; this is encoded by the coding sequence ATGGAATTTGAAAAGTTACAGAAAATTATCGGTGAAGTATTAAACATTGAAACAGAGGAAATCACAATGGAGACAACATTCATTGATGACTTAGGAGCAGATTCTTTGGATATCTACCAGATTATTATGGGAATCGAAGAAGAGTTCGATATCGAGATTCCAAACGAAGAGGCAGAGAATATTGTAACGGTTGCGGATGCAGTTGAACAAATCAAGAATGCATTGGAATAA
- a CDS encoding ISL3 family transposase, whose translation MHNYCINKLLNLKEVKVKNIIHGDSYVKIFIETKASVQTCPCCGRHTKQIHDYRWQSIKDLPFQLKHCYLVLKKRRYRCSCGKRFSEKYSFLARYQQRSTRLTQYIVNELRDTTSLKSVANKANVSSATIVRILDTIHYTCPSLKDAISIDEYKGNAETGKYQCIIVNPKQRSIMDILPDRTQPHLSAYFRNINRSERYRVKYFVCDMWQPYVDLAHSYFPNAQVIIDKYHFIRQVTWAIENVRKRLQKTMPTSLRKYYKRSHKLILTRYHKLEDEYKKACDLMLYYNDDLRKAHMLKEWFYDICQSTKYSFQRTQFYEWIRNAESSGIAEFEKCAATYRHWGKEILNSFKYGITNGPTEGFNNKIKVLKRISYGIRNFERFRTRILHSCN comes from the coding sequence ATGCATAATTATTGTATCAATAAACTACTAAATTTAAAAGAGGTAAAAGTAAAAAATATAATTCATGGGGATTCCTATGTAAAAATCTTTATTGAAACAAAGGCTAGCGTACAAACTTGTCCTTGCTGTGGTCGCCATACCAAGCAAATTCATGATTACCGTTGGCAATCCATCAAGGACTTGCCCTTTCAACTAAAGCATTGTTACCTAGTTTTAAAAAAGCGACGTTATCGATGTTCTTGTGGAAAAAGATTTAGTGAAAAGTATTCTTTCCTTGCTCGTTATCAGCAAAGATCTACTCGCTTAACTCAATACATAGTAAATGAATTAAGAGATACTACTTCACTAAAATCTGTTGCTAATAAAGCCAATGTTTCATCCGCTACTATTGTAAGGATTCTAGACACAATCCATTATACTTGCCCTTCTTTAAAAGACGCGATATCCATTGATGAATATAAAGGCAATGCTGAGACTGGAAAGTATCAATGTATCATCGTTAATCCAAAGCAGCGCTCCATTATGGATATCCTTCCTGACCGCACACAACCTCACTTATCTGCCTATTTTCGGAATATAAACCGTAGCGAGCGATATCGTGTAAAATATTTTGTGTGTGATATGTGGCAGCCATATGTGGATTTAGCCCATAGCTATTTCCCCAATGCACAAGTAATTATTGATAAATATCATTTTATTCGTCAAGTCACCTGGGCAATTGAAAATGTAAGAAAGCGACTTCAAAAAACAATGCCTACTTCTTTAAGAAAATACTATAAACGAAGCCATAAACTGATTTTAACACGCTATCATAAACTAGAAGACGAATACAAAAAAGCATGTGACTTGATGCTTTATTACAATGATGACTTACGAAAAGCGCATATGTTGAAAGAATGGTTTTATGATATTTGTCAAAGTACTAAGTACTCCTTTCAGAGAACACAGTTTTACGAATGGATTCGCAATGCAGAAAGTTCTGGTATAGCAGAGTTTGAAAAATGTGCTGCCACATACCGTCACTGGGGAAAAGAAATATTAAATTCTTTTAAATATGGAATTACAAACGGACCAACAGAAGGTTTTAATAATAAGATAAAAGTTCTTAAACGTATTTCCTATGGTATTCGAAACTTTGAACGTTTCCGTACTCGTATTTTACACTCTTGTAACTAA
- the smc gene encoding chromosome segregation protein SMC codes for MYLKSIEVHGFKSFANKITFQFKNGITGIVGPNGSGKSNVADAVRWVLGEQSAKSLRGANMQDVIFSGTQMRKSLGFAYVAITLDNSDHKLPIEYEEVTVSRRVYRSGESEYMINGTNCRLRDVQELFMDTGIGKEGYSIIGQGQIDKILSGKPEERRELFDEAAGIVKFKKRKALAERDLEAERLNLSRVSDIISEIERQIGPLAKQSEVAKEYLRLKEQLKTLEVNQFLIEYEKNNQLKIEVDNKSQIVTEDFNQTQTKFDNIKIEYEKLEEDLEQLGEELELAKSCKSELQLSIEKTDGEIKVLREQVASITQNENSFQSRIDSLRANSENKLNELEGYRKEKQDIDEKLRGLAEKKSRSSEAILQIEARIQEFTREIESCNNEIFRILNENSNIKTNLQRYETINEQNSIKKAEINQKILKIKSEESSLSIRLEELKSNAAHIMEQIDTVTAENQNLVKQIEELQKKIDQGVAVSNQKNQSYLSMNAKLDSLKNLTERYDGYGNSIRRIMEQKDQEPGIVGVVADIIKVDKNYETAIETALGGNIQNIVTDNENTAKRLIDYLKQGKHGRATFLPLTSIQGNISANEQVLREQGVIGLANTLVHAESRFDDLLKYLLGRTYVVDHIDHAIALSKKYKYSLRIVTLEGEQLNPGGSLSGGAYKNSSNLLSRRREIEELEENVLTLKNEVAKLNEDIISYKEQRFSMRETVEANQKRLSELSVEANTAKMNSRQEQEKMDGMRHTYLEFMNELKLMEEQNQELKVNMENLKNSLIDNERISKEKEQRIEECNQNLAKERATKQGSMDEASSILVESSNLEQSIQYVLENMRRVRRDIETLELEEQELRREAESSTEQKNQREEQITISLNKKQEDLERLHILEEKITKASEQKDIMSQNHKQFVKIREELQNRISLLDKETFRLQNQKEKLTEILDAQISYMWEEYELTVSTATEYQEEELSNPVTNKKGITELKNSIKTLGDVNVNAIEDYKNLSERYEFLTTQKADLISAEETLMGIINELDEEMRRQFEEKFADIKEQFDIVFRELFGGGKGTLELTEDEDILEAGIRIIAQPPGKKLQNMMQLSGGEKALTAISLLFAIQNLKPSPFCLLDEIEAALDDSNVKRYANYLHKLTKDTQFIIITHRRGTMAAADVLYGITMQEKGVSTLVSVSLIEDNLDS; via the coding sequence ATGTATTTAAAAAGTATTGAGGTTCATGGATTTAAATCGTTTGCAAATAAAATAACATTTCAATTTAAAAATGGGATTACTGGTATTGTTGGACCAAATGGCAGTGGTAAAAGTAATGTTGCAGATGCGGTTCGTTGGGTTTTGGGTGAACAAAGTGCAAAATCGCTCCGTGGTGCCAATATGCAGGATGTTATTTTTTCAGGAACTCAGATGAGAAAGTCACTAGGTTTCGCCTATGTAGCGATTACTTTGGATAATTCCGATCATAAACTGCCAATTGAATACGAAGAGGTAACTGTATCAAGACGTGTCTATCGTTCTGGAGAAAGTGAGTACATGATTAATGGTACAAACTGTAGATTACGCGATGTACAAGAACTATTTATGGATACTGGTATTGGTAAAGAAGGGTATTCTATCATTGGTCAGGGACAAATTGATAAGATTTTAAGTGGTAAGCCAGAAGAGAGAAGAGAGCTCTTTGATGAAGCTGCCGGTATAGTGAAGTTTAAAAAAAGAAAGGCGTTAGCAGAACGGGATCTTGAAGCAGAACGATTAAATCTATCTCGTGTTTCCGATATTATTTCTGAAATAGAAAGACAGATTGGACCACTTGCAAAACAATCGGAAGTCGCAAAAGAATATCTACGCCTAAAGGAACAACTAAAAACATTAGAAGTAAATCAGTTTTTAATCGAATATGAGAAAAACAACCAGTTAAAGATTGAGGTTGATAATAAATCACAAATTGTAACAGAGGATTTTAACCAAACCCAGACGAAGTTTGATAATATCAAGATAGAGTATGAAAAGCTCGAAGAAGATTTGGAACAGTTAGGGGAAGAACTGGAGCTAGCGAAATCATGTAAAAGTGAGTTACAACTTAGCATTGAAAAGACCGACGGAGAGATTAAGGTTTTAAGAGAACAGGTTGCTTCCATAACACAGAATGAAAACTCATTTCAATCTCGAATTGATTCTTTACGAGCAAATTCAGAGAATAAGCTGAATGAATTAGAAGGTTATCGTAAAGAAAAACAGGATATCGATGAAAAATTACGTGGATTAGCGGAAAAGAAATCGCGTAGTAGTGAAGCTATATTGCAGATTGAAGCACGTATACAAGAGTTTACGAGAGAAATTGAATCTTGTAACAATGAGATTTTCCGAATCTTAAATGAAAATTCGAACATAAAGACAAACCTTCAACGATATGAAACTATAAATGAGCAAAACTCGATTAAAAAAGCAGAGATTAATCAAAAGATCCTAAAGATAAAAAGTGAAGAGTCGTCTCTAAGCATCCGATTAGAGGAATTAAAATCAAATGCAGCTCATATTATGGAACAGATAGACACTGTTACTGCGGAGAACCAAAATCTAGTTAAGCAAATCGAAGAACTTCAAAAGAAAATCGACCAAGGAGTTGCGGTATCGAATCAGAAGAATCAATCGTATTTATCCATGAACGCGAAACTGGATTCCCTTAAAAATTTAACAGAACGATATGATGGTTATGGTAATAGTATTCGTCGTATTATGGAACAAAAGGATCAAGAACCTGGTATCGTTGGTGTCGTTGCTGATATTATTAAAGTGGACAAGAATTACGAAACTGCAATTGAGACTGCACTTGGCGGTAATATCCAAAATATTGTAACAGATAATGAGAATACGGCAAAGAGACTGATTGATTACTTAAAACAGGGAAAGCATGGACGAGCTACCTTTTTACCATTAACCAGTATTCAAGGAAATATTTCAGCGAATGAACAAGTGTTAAGAGAACAGGGAGTAATTGGTCTTGCAAATACGCTGGTTCATGCAGAGAGTAGATTTGATGATTTATTAAAGTATTTGCTTGGACGAACTTATGTCGTTGACCACATAGACCATGCGATAGCGTTATCAAAAAAGTATAAGTATAGTTTACGAATTGTAACGCTTGAAGGAGAGCAATTAAATCCAGGTGGATCACTCTCCGGTGGTGCATATAAAAACTCCAGTAATTTATTATCCCGACGAAGGGAAATAGAGGAGTTAGAGGAAAATGTACTTACTCTTAAAAATGAAGTTGCGAAATTGAATGAAGATATTATTTCCTACAAAGAGCAACGTTTTTCTATGAGAGAGACAGTGGAGGCTAACCAAAAGAGGTTATCTGAATTGTCAGTGGAAGCAAACACAGCGAAAATGAATTCTAGACAAGAACAGGAAAAGATGGATGGTATGCGCCATACTTACCTGGAGTTTATGAACGAATTAAAATTAATGGAAGAGCAAAATCAAGAACTTAAAGTTAACATGGAAAACCTTAAGAATTCCTTGATTGATAACGAAAGAATTAGCAAGGAAAAAGAGCAACGAATCGAAGAGTGCAATCAAAACCTTGCGAAAGAGAGAGCGACAAAGCAAGGCTCCATGGATGAAGCTTCTTCTATTTTAGTTGAATCCTCAAATCTTGAACAAAGCATACAATATGTGTTGGAAAATATGCGCCGTGTACGTCGTGATATAGAGACACTTGAATTAGAGGAACAAGAGTTACGAAGAGAAGCAGAAAGCTCTACGGAACAAAAAAATCAGCGTGAAGAACAAATTACGATTAGTTTAAATAAAAAACAAGAGGATTTGGAACGACTTCATATACTGGAAGAAAAGATTACAAAGGCAAGTGAACAAAAGGATATCATGAGCCAAAATCATAAACAATTTGTAAAGATCAGAGAAGAACTTCAGAACCGTATCTCGCTTCTTGATAAAGAAACATTTCGACTTCAAAATCAAAAGGAAAAATTAACCGAGATTTTGGATGCACAAATAAGCTATATGTGGGAAGAATATGAATTGACAGTTAGCACAGCCACAGAGTATCAGGAAGAAGAATTAAGCAATCCTGTTACCAATAAAAAAGGAATTACAGAGCTTAAAAATAGTATTAAGACCTTAGGTGATGTTAACGTCAATGCTATTGAAGATTATAAGAATCTTTCCGAGCGTTATGAATTTTTAACGACTCAAAAAGCTGATTTAATATCTGCAGAAGAAACTCTTATGGGAATTATCAATGAGCTTGATGAAGAAATGAGAAGGCAGTTTGAAGAAAAGTTTGCCGATATTAAAGAACAATTCGATATTGTATTTAGGGAACTTTTCGGTGGTGGTAAAGGTACACTGGAGCTTACGGAGGATGAGGATATCTTAGAAGCTGGAATCCGAATCATCGCGCAACCTCCAGGAAAGAAGTTACAGAATATGATGCAGCTATCTGGTGGAGAAAAGGCACTTACCGCGATCTCTCTTTTATTTGCAATTCAAAACCTAAAACCATCCCCATTTTGTCTACTCGATGAGATTGAGGCAGCACTTGATGATTCTAATGTAAAACGATATGCGAACTATCTTCATAAACTTACGAAAGATACGCAGTTTATCATTATTACACACCGTAGAGGAACCATGGCAGCAGCTGATGTATTATATGGTATCACCATGCAGGAAAAAGGTGTTTCGACATTAGTAAGTGTGAGTCTTATTGAAGATAATTTAGATAGTTAG
- a CDS encoding (2Fe-2S)-binding protein yields the protein MNDDDIICTCYEVSVKDIKDAYANGAKTVEAIGEATQAGTLCGACIGEIESLLESLNK from the coding sequence ATGAACGATGACGATATTATCTGCACATGTTATGAAGTGTCTGTAAAAGACATCAAAGATGCTTATGCAAATGGAGCAAAAACAGTAGAAGCAATCGGAGAAGCTACTCAAGCTGGTACACTTTGTGGTGCTTGCATTGGTGAAATTGAAAGTCTTCTTGAATCTTTAAACAAATAG
- the rnc gene encoding ribonuclease III: MAELSTKKLLAEFEQKIDYAFTEPGLLRQALTHSSFANEKRLSKLANNERLEFLGDAVLELTTSEWLFEKHPKMPEGDLTKLRASMVCEQTLALCARELHLGNYVFLGKGEDTTGGRDRDSILSDALESIIGAIYLDGGFANAKEFISNYILSDIEHKKLFYDSKTILQEIVQSEYKKHLSYELLQETGPDHNKKFTVVAKMDEESLEIGTGRTKKAAEQEAAYRSILQLRKLLK; encoded by the coding sequence ATGGCTGAATTATCAACAAAGAAGTTGTTAGCTGAATTTGAGCAAAAGATTGATTATGCGTTCACAGAACCAGGTCTATTAAGACAAGCGTTAACACATAGTTCATTTGCAAATGAGAAGAGACTCAGTAAGTTAGCGAATAACGAACGTCTAGAGTTTTTAGGGGATGCTGTGTTAGAATTAACAACAAGTGAATGGTTATTTGAAAAACACCCTAAGATGCCAGAAGGAGATCTCACGAAATTACGCGCGAGCATGGTATGTGAACAAACACTTGCTTTATGTGCAAGAGAACTTCATCTTGGGAATTATGTATTTCTTGGAAAAGGAGAAGACACCACAGGAGGTAGAGACAGGGATTCTATTCTTTCTGATGCCTTAGAGTCAATTATTGGTGCTATCTATTTGGATGGTGGTTTTGCTAATGCAAAAGAGTTTATTAGTAATTATATATTATCTGATATCGAACATAAGAAACTCTTTTATGATAGCAAGACTATCTTACAAGAAATTGTTCAAAGTGAATATAAGAAACATCTAAGTTATGAGTTACTTCAGGAGACCGGACCGGATCACAATAAGAAATTTACGGTCGTGGCCAAGATGGATGAAGAAAGTTTAGAAATCGGAACCGGACGTACAAAAAAAGCCGCAGAACAAGAAGCAGCATATCGCTCTATTCTACAATTGCGAAAATTACTAAAATAA
- the recA gene encoding recombinase RecA has translation MANEDKIKALESALAQIEKQYGKGSVMKLGETGTRMNVETVPTGSISLDIALGLGGIPKGRVVEVYGPESSGKTTVALHMVAEVQKRGGIAGFIDAEHALDPVYAKNIGVDIDNLYISQPDNGEQALEITETMVRSGAVDIVIVDSVAALVPKAEIDGDMGDSHVGLQARLMSQALRKLTAVISKSNCIVIFINQLREKVGVMFGNPETTTGGRALKFYSSIRLDVRRIEALKLGGDIVGNRTRIKVVKNKIAPPFKEAEFDIMFGQGISREGDILDLAANEGIIVKSGAWYAYNESKIGQGRENAKVFLKENPNILEEVEVQVRERHNLPNDIKKKVDDIKKKVEE, from the coding sequence ATGGCGAATGAGGATAAGATAAAAGCATTAGAATCTGCTCTTGCGCAGATAGAAAAGCAATATGGTAAGGGCTCCGTAATGAAACTAGGGGAAACCGGGACTCGTATGAACGTAGAGACGGTGCCTACAGGGTCTATTAGCCTTGATATTGCATTAGGTCTTGGCGGTATTCCAAAGGGTAGAGTTGTAGAAGTATATGGACCGGAAAGTAGTGGTAAGACAACGGTAGCACTACATATGGTTGCTGAAGTTCAAAAAAGAGGCGGTATCGCAGGCTTTATTGATGCAGAGCATGCGCTCGATCCTGTCTATGCAAAGAATATTGGAGTAGATATTGATAACCTATATATTTCACAGCCAGACAACGGAGAGCAAGCTCTTGAGATTACAGAGACCATGGTTCGTTCTGGTGCAGTTGATATCGTTATCGTTGACTCTGTTGCTGCATTAGTTCCGAAGGCAGAGATTGATGGTGATATGGGAGATTCTCATGTTGGTCTTCAAGCTAGATTAATGTCACAAGCACTTCGTAAGTTGACAGCAGTAATTAGCAAGTCAAACTGTATTGTAATTTTTATTAACCAGCTTCGTGAAAAGGTTGGTGTTATGTTTGGTAATCCCGAGACAACAACTGGTGGTCGTGCTTTAAAATTCTATTCTTCCATACGTTTGGATGTTCGAAGAATTGAGGCTTTAAAACTTGGCGGAGATATTGTTGGTAACAGAACTAGAATTAAGGTTGTGAAGAATAAGATTGCACCACCATTTAAGGAAGCAGAGTTCGATATTATGTTTGGCCAGGGAATCTCAAGAGAAGGAGATATCCTAGATTTAGCAGCAAATGAAGGTATCATTGTAAAAAGTGGAGCTTGGTATGCTTATAATGAGTCAAAGATTGGCCAAGGTCGTGAGAATGCAAAAGTATTCTTAAAAGAGAATCCAAATATCCTTGAAGAAGTAGAAGTACAAGTGAGAGAGCGTCATAATCTTCCTAACGATATAAAGAAAAAGGTAGATGATATAAAGAAAAAGGTAGAAGAGTAA
- a CDS encoding regulatory protein RecX, whose amino-acid sequence MEFIVTEIKPIDKVRVRIFLNDEAAFWLYRKDYKELPLEVGLKIPDTLLLKIESELVLRYAKKQALTLLERMDRTELELVTKLRDKEFPEHVVTQAITYVKNFHYLDDYRYTLNYIRGRYQTKSKRQLSYALYQKGINQSDIDRAYEEIMGSFSESTEDKDLEEEAILRIVRRKGKPMDEFTKEEKQKLVASLYRKGFHNHTIQKVLRTEEDF is encoded by the coding sequence ATGGAATTCATAGTGACCGAGATTAAGCCAATAGATAAGGTAAGAGTACGAATCTTTCTTAATGATGAGGCTGCATTTTGGCTTTATCGTAAGGATTACAAAGAACTTCCTTTGGAAGTTGGTTTAAAAATACCGGATACCTTACTACTGAAGATAGAGTCCGAACTAGTTTTACGATATGCCAAAAAGCAAGCGTTAACTTTACTAGAAAGAATGGATCGAACTGAGCTTGAATTAGTCACAAAGCTTCGAGATAAAGAATTTCCGGAGCATGTGGTAACCCAAGCAATCACCTATGTAAAGAACTTTCATTACCTTGATGACTATCGTTACACTTTAAATTATATTAGAGGAAGATATCAAACCAAAAGTAAGCGGCAGCTTAGCTATGCCCTATATCAAAAAGGAATTAACCAATCTGATATTGACAGAGCGTATGAGGAAATCATGGGGTCTTTTTCTGAATCAACGGAGGATAAAGACTTAGAAGAAGAGGCTATTCTAAGGATAGTTCGAAGAAAAGGAAAACCAATGGATGAGTTTACGAAAGAAGAAAAGCAAAAGCTGGTTGCTTCTCTTTATCGGAAAGGATTTCATAACCATACCATACAGAAAGTGTTACGAACAGAAGAGGATTTCTAA